One genomic segment of Streptococcus salivarius includes these proteins:
- a CDS encoding DNA alkylation repair protein yields the protein MDTKILLKLLEDQADPTKVLAMEAYMKNKFSFLGVQKPILKKIEREFFKPFIKNPIDWTFVEECWQQPYREFQYIAMDYLDKKKKELRPEDFSKLKELAQTKSWWDSIDQLDLIIGEITFHYPETKNIMRKWSLDEDFWLRRIAIDHQLMRKDLTDTDLLAEVICNNFGQTEFFINKAIGWSLRNYSKVNPDWVRAFIDQHASQMASLSIREASKYL from the coding sequence ATGGATACAAAAATTCTTTTGAAATTGTTAGAAGACCAAGCTGATCCAACGAAAGTCCTAGCAATGGAAGCTTATATGAAAAATAAATTTAGCTTTCTTGGCGTTCAAAAACCAATTCTCAAAAAGATTGAAAGAGAGTTTTTTAAGCCTTTCATAAAAAATCCAATTGATTGGACTTTTGTGGAAGAGTGTTGGCAGCAACCTTACCGTGAGTTTCAATATATTGCTATGGATTATCTGGATAAAAAGAAGAAGGAGCTTAGACCTGAAGATTTTTCAAAGCTAAAGGAATTGGCTCAAACCAAATCATGGTGGGACAGTATAGATCAATTGGACCTTATCATCGGAGAGATTACTTTTCACTATCCAGAAACCAAGAATATCATGCGCAAATGGAGTCTTGATGAGGATTTTTGGTTAAGACGTATTGCCATTGACCACCAGCTTATGCGTAAAGATTTGACAGATACTGATCTCCTAGCAGAGGTTATCTGTAACAACTTTGGGCAGACGGAGTTTTTCATTAATAAGGCTATCGGTTGGAGTTTGCGCAATTACTCGAAGGTAAATCCTGATTGGGTTCGGGCTTTTATTGATCAACATGCTAGTCAAATGGCATCTCTTAGCATTCGTGAGGCAAGTAAGTATTTATAG
- a CDS encoding aspartate-semialdehyde dehydrogenase — protein MGYTVAVVGATGAVGAQMIKMLEESTLPIDKIRYLASARSAGKVLQFKGQDVTIEETTEDAFEGVDIALFSAGGSTSAKYAPYAVKAGAVVVDNTSYFRQNPDVPLVVPEVNAHALDAHNGIIACPNCSTIQMMVALEPVRQKWGLDRIIVSTYQAVSGAGMGAILETQRELKEVLNDGVNPRDVKAEILPCGGDKKHFPIAFNALAQIDVFTENDYTYEEMKMTNETKKIMEDDSIAVSATCVRIPVLSAHSESVYIETKEVAPIDEVKAAIAEFPGAVLEDDVANQVYPQAVNAVGSRDTFVGRIRKDLDAEKGIHMWVVSDNLLKGAAWNSVQIAETLHERGLVRPTSELKFELK, from the coding sequence ATGGGATACACAGTTGCTGTTGTCGGTGCTACAGGTGCCGTTGGTGCTCAAATGATCAAAATGTTGGAAGAATCAACACTTCCAATCGATAAAATTCGCTACCTTGCGTCTGCACGTTCTGCAGGGAAAGTCTTGCAATTTAAAGGACAAGATGTGACCATCGAAGAAACGACTGAAGACGCATTTGAAGGTGTAGATATTGCACTTTTCTCAGCTGGTGGATCTACCTCTGCTAAATATGCACCATACGCCGTTAAAGCAGGTGCAGTAGTCGTTGATAATACATCATACTTCCGTCAAAACCCAGATGTACCATTGGTTGTACCTGAGGTCAATGCACATGCGCTTGATGCTCACAACGGTATTATCGCTTGCCCTAACTGTTCAACGATTCAAATGATGGTTGCTCTTGAGCCAGTTCGTCAAAAATGGGGCTTGGACCGTATCATCGTGTCAACTTACCAAGCCGTATCAGGTGCTGGTATGGGAGCAATCCTTGAAACACAACGTGAGTTGAAAGAAGTTTTGAATGACGGTGTTAACCCACGTGATGTTAAAGCTGAAATCTTGCCATGTGGTGGCGATAAGAAACACTTCCCAATCGCCTTCAACGCCTTAGCTCAAATTGACGTCTTCACTGAAAATGACTACACTTACGAAGAAATGAAGATGACAAACGAAACTAAGAAAATCATGGAAGACGATAGCATTGCTGTATCAGCAACATGTGTGCGTATTCCAGTCTTGTCAGCTCACTCAGAGTCAGTTTACATTGAAACAAAAGAAGTGGCACCAATTGACGAAGTGAAAGCTGCTATTGCAGAATTCCCAGGTGCAGTCCTTGAAGACGACGTTGCTAACCAAGTCTACCCACAAGCCGTTAATGCTGTAGGTTCACGAGATACATTCGTCGGACGTATCCGTAAAGACTTGGATGCTGAAAAAGGTATCCACATGTGGGTTGTTTCAGATAACCTCCTTAAAGGTGCCGCTTGGAACTCAGTCCAAATCGCAGAAACACTTCACGAACGTGGTTTGGTTCGCCCAACTTCAGAATTGAAATTTGAATTGAAATAG
- the dapA gene encoding 4-hydroxy-tetrahydrodipicolinate synthase, giving the protein MSIDQLRDVKLITALITPFHEDGSINYDALPELIEHLLAHHTEALLLAGTTAESPTLTHDEELELFAAVQKIVNGRVPLIAGVGTNDTRDSIEFAKEVAKFGGFAAGLAIVPYYNKPSQEGMYQHFKAIADASDLPIIIYNIPGRVVVEMAPDTMLRLAEHPNIIGVKECTSLANMAYLIEHKPEDFLVYTGEDGDAFHAMNLGANGVISVASHTNGDEMHAMLEAIENSDLKTAAAIQRKFIPKVNALFSVPSPAPVKAVLNHLGFEVGPLRLPLVACTSEEAKRIIKVVLEEDVEATRETVTGVVRPDY; this is encoded by the coding sequence ATGTCAATTGATCAATTAAGAGATGTCAAACTGATCACAGCCCTTATTACACCTTTCCACGAAGATGGCTCTATCAATTATGATGCCCTTCCAGAATTGATTGAGCATCTTTTGGCTCACCATACAGAAGCTCTTCTTTTGGCGGGAACAACGGCTGAAAGTCCAACACTTACTCACGATGAGGAGTTGGAACTCTTTGCGGCTGTTCAGAAAATTGTTAATGGACGTGTGCCATTGATTGCTGGTGTCGGTACCAACGATACACGCGACTCTATCGAGTTTGCTAAAGAAGTTGCCAAATTTGGTGGTTTCGCAGCTGGTCTTGCTATCGTGCCTTACTACAATAAGCCATCACAAGAAGGTATGTACCAACACTTCAAAGCCATTGCGGATGCTTCTGATTTGCCAATTATCATCTACAACATCCCTGGTCGTGTGGTTGTTGAAATGGCTCCTGATACCATGCTTCGTTTGGCGGAACATCCAAATATCATTGGTGTTAAAGAATGTACCAGCCTTGCAAATATGGCCTACCTTATCGAACATAAACCTGAAGATTTCTTGGTTTATACAGGTGAAGATGGGGATGCCTTCCACGCTATGAACCTTGGGGCTAACGGTGTCATCTCAGTAGCCTCTCATACAAATGGAGATGAGATGCATGCTATGCTTGAAGCTATTGAAAATAGTGACCTCAAGACAGCAGCAGCTATCCAACGTAAATTCATTCCTAAAGTTAACGCTCTCTTCTCAGTACCAAGTCCTGCACCTGTTAAGGCTGTTCTTAACCATCTTGGTTTCGAAGTTGGACCACTTCGTTTGCCATTGGTTGCATGTACTTCAGAAGAAGCTAAACGTATCATCAAGGTTGTCCTTGAAGAAGATGTCGAGGCAACACGTGAGACAGTTACAGGTGTCGTTCGTCCTGATTATTAA
- the rnc gene encoding ribonuclease III, whose translation MNQLEQKLEQDFGIVFSQKDLLETAFTHTSYANEHRLLNISHNERLEFLGDAALQLVISVYLYKRYPNKPEGEMSKMRSTIVREESLAGFTKACGFEQYIRLGKGEEKSGGRERATILGDLWEAFLGALYLDQGLPAVEKFLNQVMIPQVEKGNFDRVTDYKTALQERLQVNGTVDITYTVIDESGPAHAKEFTMQVAVDGKELSTGLGKSKKLAEQAAAKAALEQLGN comes from the coding sequence ATGAATCAACTTGAACAAAAACTTGAGCAGGATTTTGGTATTGTTTTTAGCCAAAAAGACCTCTTAGAAACAGCATTTACCCATACCTCATATGCCAATGAGCACCGCCTCCTAAACATTTCACATAATGAACGTTTGGAATTTTTAGGAGACGCGGCTCTGCAATTAGTCATTTCTGTTTATCTATACAAACGCTACCCTAATAAGCCAGAGGGGGAAATGTCTAAGATGCGTAGTACTATCGTTCGTGAAGAAAGTTTGGCAGGTTTTACAAAGGCCTGCGGTTTCGAGCAGTATATCCGTCTTGGTAAAGGGGAAGAAAAATCTGGTGGACGTGAGCGTGCCACTATCCTTGGTGACCTCTGGGAGGCCTTCCTGGGTGCCCTTTATCTGGATCAAGGGTTACCTGCTGTTGAGAAATTTTTGAATCAAGTCATGATTCCTCAGGTTGAAAAGGGGAACTTTGACCGAGTAACCGACTATAAGACAGCCTTGCAAGAGCGTCTTCAGGTCAATGGTACGGTTGATATTACTTATACCGTTATCGACGAGTCTGGACCAGCTCATGCCAAAGAATTTACTATGCAGGTAGCTGTTGATGGTAAGGAACTCAGCACAGGTCTTGGAAAATCTAAGAAATTAGCTGAACAGGCAGCGGCTAAGGCTGCCCTTGAACAACTAGGGAATTAA
- the smc gene encoding chromosome segregation protein SMC, translated as MYLKSIEMQGFKSFADKTQVVFDKGVTAVVGPNGSGKSNITESLRWALGESSAKSLRGGKMPDVIFAGTEVRKALNYAEVAVTLDNSDGFIAGASETIRVERHIYRNGDNDYLIDGRKVRLRDIHDLFMDTGLGRDSFSIISQGRVEAIFNAKPEERRAIFEEAAGVLKYKTRKKETESKLNQTQDNLDRLEDIIYELDGQVKPLEKQAATAKRYLELDEERRQTQLNLLVHDIEVGKSDLSQTQEDLAAVKEKLTSYYEERHRLENENQELKQKRHQISEQISSDQQTLVDVTRLISDFERQIDLYTMESQQRSEKKEETEARLSELEHLKEEAQAALDKVNQSQVELNAELDSLAKELIAIQKELEQFSDDPDTLIERLREDYVGLMQEEAKVSNSLTQVTHDMDSQTQALEAQAEEYKQAQADLLSAQEVASETQKAYQAAKESLQSLLASYKEKAQAYQAIDKDYQEAQKQMFDLMDHLKSKDARRQSLESIQKNHSNFYAGVKAVLQNAQSIQGIIGAVSEHLTFDTRYQTALEIAMGASGQNIIVEDEAAAKRSIDYLKRNRQGRATFLPLTTIKPRQLNGQFAQSLANAPGFIGMASDLVTYEDRLSNIFQNLLGVTAIFDNIDNANKAARAVRFQVRMVTLDGSEIRPGGAFAGGTNKQNNNLFIKPELDALTAEINQIKAQLSDSEAKVEALKIKRKALQKELEDLKVDGENARLQEQKLDLEHQQALSEVEKNQTLVDSFKQDSQGTDGANLQDKAEQLKAELAQIASKREAINDRIEAIKEDKDALGQQKQVLLDKQSELQLKERDLQAELRFAKTENNRIQADLSELMKESDSLKALLNNQVNDDQTDRLPHLQAQHKEAVQRKDDLEQALVRAKIQVQDYEGQLEDLEERLAKAGNRNEDLIRQQTRLEERESQISQSLRKFATQLAEDYQMTLEVAKGQASPLDNVEQTRQNLQGLERSIKALGPVNVDAIAQFEEVKQRLDFLNGQKDDLLEAKSLLLDTINDMDDEVKSRFKATFEAIRESFKQTFTQMFGGGSADLILTSDNLLEAGVEISVQPPGKKIQSLNLMSGGEKALSALALLFAIIRVKTIPFVILDEVEAALDEANVKRFGDYLNRFDKSSQFIVVTHRKGTMSAADSIYGVTMQESGVSKIVSVKLKDLDLD; from the coding sequence ATGTATTTGAAATCAATTGAAATGCAGGGCTTTAAATCCTTTGCGGACAAGACGCAAGTTGTCTTTGACAAGGGAGTAACAGCCGTTGTAGGTCCAAATGGATCGGGAAAATCAAATATTACAGAGAGTCTACGCTGGGCACTGGGTGAATCCTCTGCCAAGAGTTTGCGTGGAGGCAAGATGCCTGACGTTATTTTTGCAGGGACAGAGGTTCGTAAGGCTCTCAACTATGCGGAAGTGGCAGTTACTCTTGATAACAGTGATGGCTTTATCGCGGGTGCTAGTGAAACCATTCGTGTGGAGCGTCACATTTATCGAAATGGTGACAATGATTACTTGATTGATGGTCGTAAGGTTCGTCTGCGTGATATTCATGACCTCTTCATGGATACCGGTCTGGGGCGTGATTCTTTTTCCATTATTTCCCAAGGTCGTGTTGAGGCTATTTTTAATGCCAAACCCGAAGAACGCCGCGCTATTTTCGAAGAAGCCGCAGGGGTTCTTAAATATAAGACACGTAAGAAAGAAACGGAAAGTAAGCTTAATCAAACCCAAGATAACCTTGATCGTTTGGAAGATATCATCTACGAGCTGGACGGTCAGGTTAAACCGCTTGAAAAGCAAGCAGCGACAGCTAAACGTTACTTGGAATTAGATGAGGAACGTAGACAGACTCAGCTTAATCTTTTGGTCCACGATATTGAAGTTGGTAAATCTGATTTGAGCCAGACCCAAGAGGATTTGGCAGCGGTCAAGGAAAAGTTAACCAGCTATTATGAGGAACGCCATCGTCTAGAGAATGAGAACCAGGAACTCAAACAAAAACGCCATCAAATTTCGGAACAAATTTCTTCTGACCAACAAACCTTGGTGGATGTCACACGTCTTATTAGTGACTTTGAGCGTCAAATTGATCTTTATACCATGGAGAGTCAGCAGCGTTCAGAGAAAAAAGAAGAAACGGAAGCTCGTCTCAGTGAGTTAGAGCATTTGAAAGAAGAAGCTCAGGCAGCACTCGATAAGGTTAATCAAAGCCAAGTTGAATTGAATGCGGAGTTGGATAGCCTTGCCAAAGAGCTGATTGCTATTCAAAAAGAACTGGAGCAATTTTCTGATGACCCGGATACGCTTATTGAACGTTTACGTGAGGACTATGTTGGTCTGATGCAGGAGGAAGCCAAGGTTTCCAACAGTTTGACTCAGGTCACTCACGACATGGACAGTCAGACACAAGCGCTTGAGGCACAAGCTGAAGAATATAAACAAGCTCAAGCTGATTTGCTTTCCGCTCAGGAAGTGGCTAGCGAAACCCAAAAAGCTTATCAAGCAGCCAAAGAGAGTCTTCAAAGCCTCCTAGCTAGCTACAAAGAAAAGGCTCAGGCTTATCAAGCTATTGACAAGGACTATCAAGAGGCTCAAAAGCAGATGTTTGACCTCATGGATCACCTTAAAAGTAAAGATGCCCGTCGTCAAAGTCTTGAATCTATTCAAAAGAATCATAGTAATTTCTATGCAGGGGTTAAGGCTGTCCTTCAAAATGCCCAGTCCATTCAAGGAATTATTGGTGCAGTTAGTGAACACTTGACTTTTGATACACGTTATCAGACAGCTCTTGAAATTGCTATGGGAGCTAGCGGGCAAAATATTATTGTTGAGGACGAAGCGGCTGCTAAGCGTTCGATTGACTACTTGAAGCGTAATCGTCAGGGACGTGCGACCTTCTTGCCGTTGACTACTATTAAACCACGTCAACTTAATGGACAATTTGCTCAAAGTCTTGCCAATGCACCAGGCTTTATTGGTATGGCTTCCGATTTGGTTACCTATGAGGACCGCTTATCTAATATTTTTCAAAACCTCCTAGGGGTAACGGCAATCTTTGATAACATTGACAATGCTAATAAGGCAGCTCGAGCTGTTCGTTTCCAAGTACGTATGGTTACTCTTGACGGGTCTGAGATTCGTCCCGGTGGTGCCTTTGCTGGTGGTACCAACAAACAAAACAATAACCTCTTTATCAAGCCTGAACTGGATGCATTGACTGCTGAAATTAACCAGATTAAGGCTCAATTAAGTGATAGTGAAGCCAAAGTTGAAGCCCTCAAGATCAAACGTAAAGCTCTACAGAAAGAACTAGAAGACCTTAAGGTAGATGGTGAAAATGCTCGTCTGCAAGAGCAAAAACTAGACCTAGAACACCAACAAGCCTTGTCAGAGGTGGAGAAAAATCAAACCCTAGTGGATAGTTTCAAACAGGATTCTCAGGGAACTGATGGGGCAAATCTTCAAGATAAGGCTGAACAACTTAAAGCAGAGTTAGCACAAATTGCATCTAAGCGTGAGGCCATTAACGACCGTATTGAGGCTATTAAGGAAGACAAAGACGCACTTGGCCAACAAAAACAGGTTCTCTTAGACAAGCAATCTGAACTTCAGTTGAAGGAACGTGATTTGCAAGCAGAATTACGTTTTGCTAAGACAGAAAATAATCGTATTCAAGCCGACTTGTCTGAGTTAATGAAGGAATCGGATAGTCTTAAAGCGCTCCTTAATAATCAGGTCAATGATGACCAAACTGACCGTCTTCCGCATTTGCAAGCACAGCATAAAGAAGCTGTTCAACGTAAGGACGATTTGGAACAAGCTCTTGTCCGTGCCAAGATTCAGGTGCAAGATTACGAAGGTCAGTTGGAAGACTTGGAGGAGCGTTTGGCAAAAGCGGGTAACCGCAATGAAGATTTGATTCGTCAACAGACTCGCTTGGAAGAGCGTGAAAGTCAGATCAGTCAATCACTTCGTAAGTTTGCGACTCAGTTGGCTGAAGATTACCAGATGACACTTGAGGTCGCCAAAGGTCAGGCTAGTCCTCTTGACAATGTCGAACAAACTCGCCAGAATCTGCAAGGTCTTGAGCGTTCGATTAAAGCTTTGGGTCCGGTCAATGTAGATGCTATTGCCCAATTTGAAGAGGTTAAGCAACGTCTTGATTTCTTGAACGGCCAAAAGGATGATTTGCTCGAAGCTAAGAGTCTCCTTCTGGATACTATAAATGACATGGATGATGAAGTGAAATCACGCTTTAAAGCAACCTTTGAGGCTATCCGAGAAAGCTTTAAACAGACCTTTACCCAGATGTTTGGTGGAGGTTCAGCAGACTTGATTTTGACCTCAGACAATCTCCTAGAGGCTGGGGTAGAAATTTCTGTGCAGCCACCAGGTAAGAAAATTCAATCACTTAACCTTATGTCTGGTGGTGAGAAGGCCTTGTCAGCTCTTGCCCTTCTCTTTGCCATCATTCGTGTTAAGACCATTCCATTTGTTATCCTAGACGAAGTAGAAGCGGCTTTGGATGAAGCCAATGTTAAACGCTTCGGTGACTACCTTAATCGTTTTGACAAGTCCAGTCAATTTATTGTAGTTACCCACCGTAAGGGAACGATGTCTGCTGCAGACTCTATATATGGGGTAACTATGCAGGAATCAGGTGTCTCGAAAATCGTCTCGGTCAAACTGAAAGACCTTGATTTAGACTAA
- a CDS encoding DUF3278 domain-containing protein, whose translation MVKETFTDKLIKRFYGITGPLDEQKRQQVDRMGNMAFVVLFYILIFGNCIAFLLSSKYPELVARIYPILLLIISMVVGSILTYKLKISAVNAFDEEELTEKEKKQLKHVGLKSGLYFGISMFLGMPLVHFLVDNKDYLTELFSIHNMLSGIFEAILFGAIMQGLVNAGIKQAKSQAEKGDQ comes from the coding sequence ATGGTTAAAGAAACTTTCACTGATAAACTAATCAAACGTTTTTACGGTATTACTGGACCTTTAGATGAACAAAAGCGCCAACAGGTTGATCGAATGGGTAACATGGCTTTCGTTGTTCTCTTCTATATTTTAATTTTTGGTAATTGTATTGCCTTTCTTCTAAGCTCTAAGTATCCCGAACTTGTGGCTCGTATTTATCCTATTCTCCTTTTGATTATCAGTATGGTAGTTGGCAGCATCCTTACTTATAAGTTAAAGATAAGTGCTGTTAATGCTTTTGACGAGGAAGAACTGACTGAGAAAGAGAAAAAACAACTTAAGCACGTGGGGCTTAAGTCAGGTTTATACTTTGGGATTAGCATGTTCTTAGGCATGCCCCTAGTTCACTTCTTAGTTGACAATAAAGACTATTTGACAGAATTATTCTCAATCCATAATATGCTATCAGGCATTTTTGAAGCTATCCTTTTTGGGGCTATCATGCAGGGCTTGGTCAATGCTGGTATCAAACAAGCCAAATCTCAAGCTGAGAAAGGTGACCAATAA
- a CDS encoding helix-turn-helix transcriptional regulator encodes MNHVREFRKNMGLSQLELAKSIGVSRQTINMIENNKYNPTLELCLNLAKALDTDLNSLFWDGNCE; translated from the coding sequence ATGAATCATGTCAGGGAATTTAGAAAGAATATGGGGCTTTCGCAATTAGAACTTGCAAAGTCTATTGGTGTTTCCCGACAGACCATTAACATGATTGAGAATAACAAGTATAACCCAACACTTGAGCTCTGTCTTAATCTAGCTAAAGCACTAGATACTGATCTTAACAGTCTTTTTTGGGATGGAAATTGCGAATAG
- the pheS gene encoding phenylalanine--tRNA ligase subunit alpha: protein MDLQTQLQELKTSTQAKLAEMRGEHSKELQELRVAVLGKKGSLTDLLKGLKDLPNEERPKVGKMVNEVRDVLTEAFNEAAKVVEAAKIQAQLDSESLDVTLPGRQVKLGNRHILSQTAEEIEDIFLGMGFQIVDGFEVETDYYNFERMNLPKDHPARDMQDTFYITEEILLRTHTSPVQARTLDKHDFSKGPLKMISPGRVFRRDTDDATHSHQFHQIEGLVVGKNISMGDLKGTLEMIIQKMFGAERQIRLRPSYFPFTEPSVEVDVSCFKCGGKGCNVCKKTGWIEILGAGMVHPQVLEMSGVDSEEYSGFAFGLGQERIAMLRYGINDIRGFYQGDVRFSEQFK, encoded by the coding sequence ATGGATTTACAAACACAATTGCAAGAGTTGAAAACATCAACGCAGGCTAAATTGGCTGAAATGCGTGGTGAACACTCTAAAGAATTACAAGAATTGCGTGTTGCAGTTTTGGGTAAAAAAGGCTCTTTGACAGATCTTTTGAAGGGGCTTAAAGACCTTCCTAATGAAGAACGCCCTAAAGTTGGTAAAATGGTCAACGAAGTTCGTGACGTTTTGACTGAAGCTTTTAACGAAGCAGCTAAAGTTGTTGAAGCCGCTAAAATTCAAGCACAACTTGACTCTGAAAGTCTTGACGTAACCCTTCCAGGACGCCAAGTCAAACTTGGTAACCGTCATATTCTTAGCCAAACAGCTGAAGAAATCGAAGACATTTTCTTGGGGATGGGCTTCCAAATCGTTGATGGTTTTGAAGTTGAGACTGACTACTATAACTTTGAACGTATGAACTTGCCTAAGGACCACCCAGCGCGTGACATGCAAGATACCTTCTACATTACGGAAGAAATTTTGCTTCGTACACACACAAGTCCTGTTCAAGCTCGTACACTTGATAAACACGATTTTTCTAAAGGTCCACTTAAGATGATCTCACCAGGACGTGTTTTCCGTCGTGATACAGATGATGCGACTCACAGTCACCAGTTCCACCAAATCGAAGGTTTGGTCGTTGGTAAAAACATCTCAATGGGTGATCTTAAGGGAACGCTTGAAATGATTATCCAAAAAATGTTTGGTGCAGAACGTCAAATCCGTTTGCGTCCATCTTACTTCCCATTCACTGAGCCTTCAGTTGAGGTTGACGTGTCATGCTTCAAGTGTGGTGGTAAAGGATGTAACGTATGTAAGAAGACAGGTTGGATTGAGATCCTCGGTGCTGGTATGGTGCACCCACAAGTGCTTGAGATGTCAGGCGTTGATTCTGAAGAATATTCAGGTTTCGCCTTTGGTCTTGGTCAAGAACGTATTGCCATGCTTCGTTATGGTATCAACGACATTCGTGGTTTTTACCAAGGGGATGTTCGCTTCTCAGAACAGTTTAAATAA
- a CDS encoding GNAT family N-acetyltransferase: MTVAIRKVLPEEVAELKVISEDTFRETFAHDNTEAQLQGYFDTALSEEVLLDEITHEESRYFFILVDGEKAGFLKTNVGSAQTEQHLDNAFQIQRIYISQAFQGMGLGKQLFEFALQEARDLGCDWAWLGVWERNFKAQIFYDKYGFEKFAEHDFPVGDGKVDRDWLLKLKL, from the coding sequence ATGACAGTAGCTATTCGTAAGGTTCTTCCAGAAGAAGTAGCAGAATTAAAAGTTATCTCCGAAGATACCTTTAGAGAGACTTTTGCTCATGATAATACCGAAGCCCAGTTGCAAGGTTACTTTGACACTGCACTTTCTGAGGAAGTCCTCTTAGATGAAATCACTCATGAAGAATCGCGTTACTTTTTCATTCTCGTTGATGGTGAAAAGGCAGGTTTTCTAAAGACTAATGTAGGTTCTGCTCAAACAGAGCAGCACTTGGATAATGCCTTTCAAATTCAACGTATTTATATCAGTCAGGCCTTCCAAGGCATGGGCTTGGGTAAGCAACTCTTTGAATTTGCCCTACAAGAAGCTCGTGATCTAGGTTGTGATTGGGCCTGGTTGGGTGTTTGGGAAAGGAATTTCAAAGCACAGATATTTTACGATAAATATGGCTTCGAAAAATTCGCAGAACACGATTTTCCAGTTGGTGATGGTAAAGTTGACCGCGACTGGTTGCTTAAATTAAAACTATAA